Proteins from a single region of Cryptococcus neoformans var. neoformans JEC21 chromosome 6 sequence:
- a CDS encoding expressed protein: MLSSPSIPQLIATAYAQALPPSRLLKTLQEVHLHNLSPSVQYDLIRAFLDHLLPVPPSIMLAYLAHALSTSVITTQDFTIGLLFYMSGHEIPPIESLVSIVNVLMENPTCFEDGTILPSMLSDPALVQSDTNGELSKYRDNNQTSTLSLLLPLLRVSATPFPPPTLTAFIARLLNCLSPFPVPPLDVGLEAGQLLPSLTDEISIPLRNCLGGLMADATTNDPQQVEQVVFQQDSQLAQGDSPSQVEMPTNSSLPLKATVAFLLEQAHRASQWDPSELALEMEHYQTPAPSYVRMLKAGQHICSNPEEFIVVLFEVSIERLISEDGRSLIAKAEGIRDWGWVTESLPNLLRWWRSQREEDGFVGWQLPSVVAEPLTKAVQVFLPAMQSYSEKVLETYEVMVQSAEIEEESSGFTPPESWQLVSLQEYLIGKLIEMELITRTEACKMIPTISVPQTVQGQSLLERMESESRAHVKPLVFIITYAFGAAKSFAYEIVNIIKSSPQVPPPENLFLHVSYQPSIFSALVTFISPLSLYTLMSDRLLEAYSELDEFARSDDPQGYLTRFGEGVILLESFAREFNLDLPELLANGRRATGYGLLDAEQKDCLNGWVKAIFGSDGIEDQILLATPPQTLCCLVPTLIQQAIAAVACNQIDLDTLHSGLSYFSQPLLSWCLGGVIEWLCDEILRQGALSALHLVVLQALAMGHACPEQLLKVNDRALRKLFNPLSGLDEVIGTSNFDMFAFKAKLESLGITTSHHYGPLNQPSVKSSIQSISSLPFATAFWANPLLDSLWASAGTSNWMTVVLKNIFSQLDTFPVSPVGSACQRSGVYANFVPFLLMVDIKGNEPLLSGLAAWLRNSTEDLIHYTRGSRVLAGIFTQCILLADLIWGRVMAKRVIKELVVELHSVTTLGVRSGGQSEETTQLHSRKMKHRDGRRLTSEQRSMCEDIVKMLTYDDGLRARWGNHWVDLAV, translated from the exons TCAGCTTATAGCCACAGCTTATGCCCAAGCAttgcctccttctcgc TTACTCAAGACTCTTCAAGAAGTCCATCTTCATAATCTTAGCCCCAGCGTCCAGTATGATCTCATAC GTGCATTTCTtgaccatcttcttcccgtTCCTCCGTCCATCATGCTTGCCTATCTTGCCCATGCACTATCGACATCCGTAATAACGACACAGGATTTCACAATTGGATTGCTTTTCTATATGTCTGGTCACGAAATTCCCCCTATAGAGTCTCTTGTTTCCATCGTCAATGTCTTGATGGAAAATCCCACTTGTTTTGAAGATGGTACCATCTTGCCCTCTATGCTTTCTGATCCAGCTTTGGTACAAAGCGACACCAACGGTGAATTATCAAAATACCGTGACAACAATCAGACAAGTACGctgtcccttcttctccctttaCTGCGTGTATCAGCTACGCCATTCCCCCCACCAACACTCACGGCTTTCATTGCCCGATTATTAAACTGCCTCTCGCCCTTTCCGGTACCGCCACTCGATGTAGGTCTGGAAGCAGGTCAGTTACTTCCTTCCCTCACAGACGAAATTAGCATCCCACTCCGAAACTGCCTGGGAGGGCTGATGGCCGATGCGACCACAAATGACCCGCAACAAGTTGAACAAGTCGTATTTCAACAGGACTCACAACTTGCACAAGGCGATAGCCCTTCCCAAGTTGAAATGCCAACAAATTCCTCACTTCCACTTAAAGCTACTGTTGCGTTCTTATTAGAACAGGCTCATCGTGCATCCCAATGGGATCCCTCTGAGCTTGCCCTCGAAATGGAACATTATCAAACACCTGCACCAAGTTATGTACGCATGCTCAAAGCAGGCCAGCATATCTGTTCCAACCCTGAAGAATTCATTGTCGTCTTATTCGAAGTATCGATTGAAAGGCTAATTTCCGAAGACGGCCGAAGCCTCATAGCCAAGGCTGAAGGAATACGAGACTGGGGTTGGGTAACTGAATCCTTACCTAATCTCCTAAGATGGTGGCGATCccagagggaagaggatggctTCGTAGGTTGGCAACTGCCG TCTGTGGTCGCTGAACCTTTGACCAAAGCTGTACAAGTGTTTCTTCCGGCCATGCAAAGCTATTCTGAAAAGGTGTTAGAGACGTACGAAGTAATGGTGCAATCTGCGGAGATCGAGGAGGAATCCAGTGGATTTACTCCCCCTGAGTCTTG GCAATTAGTGTCATTGCAAGAGTATCTCATTGGGAAGTTGATTGAGATGGAGCTCATCACTAGAACCGAAGCCTGTAAGATGATCCCGACGATATCAGTACCACAAACTGTTCAGGGTCAATCTTTATTG gaaaggatggaatcGGAATCTCGTGCCCATGTCAAACCTCTCGTGTTCATCATAACTTACGCTTTCGGCGCCGCAAAGTCTTTCGCATATGAAATTGTCAAT ATCATCAAATCATCGCCTCAGGTGCCCCCGCCTGAaaatcttttccttcatgTATCGTATCAGCCCTCAATATTTTCGGCCCTGGTCACGTTCATATCACCTTTGTCGCTGTATACGCTAATGTCAGATCGGCTACTGGAAGCTTATTCTGAATTGGACGAATTCGCCCGATCTGACGACCCACAGGGCTACCTTACGAGATTTGGAGAGGGGGTCATCTTGCTCGAAAGCTTTGCTAGAGAATTCAATTTGGATCTTCCAGAATTGCTCGCGAACGGGAGAAGGGCGACTGGATATGGCTTGTTGGACGCAGAGCAGAAGGACTGCTTGAACGGTTGGGTAAAGGCAATC TTCGGCTCCGATGGAATAGAAGATCAAATACTTTTGGCCACCCCCCCGCAAACACTTTGCTGCTTAGTACCTACTTTGATTCAACAAGCTATCGCGGCGGTAGCCTGCAATCAAATAGATCTTGATACCTTACATAGCGGGCTTTCGTATTTCTCTCAACCGTTATTAAGCTGGTGCTTGGGTGGAGTGATCGAATGGCTCTGTGACGAGATTCTAAGGCAGGG AGCCCTGAGTGCGCTCCATCTCGTTGTTCTTCAAGCACTAGCAATGGGCCATGCTTGCCCAGAACAGCTTCTGAAAGTGAATGACAGAGCTCTCAGAAAACTATTTAATCCTCTAAGTGGTCTAGATGAGGTTATAGGAACCTCAAATTTTGATATGTTTGCATTCAAGGCTAAGCTAGAGTCTCTGGGGATCACCACCTCTCATCACT ATGGACCGCTGAATCAGCCGTCAGTTAAGTCAAGTATCCAAAGCATCAGCAGTCTTCCATTTGCAACAGCATTTTGGGCGAATCCTCTGCTTGATTCCCTATGGGCTTCTGCAGGCACTTCAAACTGGATGACAGTTGTCCTCAAGAATATCTTCTCTCAACTCGATACATTTCCAGTTTCTCCAGTAGGCTCTGCTTGCCAAAGATCCGGAGTATATGCGAACTTTGTTCCGTTCCTTTTGATGGTCGATATCAAGGGAAACGAGCCACTGTTAAGCGGGCTAGCCGCGTGGCTTAGAAATTCCACTGAAGACCTCATCCATTACACCCGCGGCAGTCGCGTACTCGCCGGTATTTTTACGCAGTGTATATTGCTAGCCGACCTCATATGGGGCAGAGTGATGGCCAAGCGAGTGATCAAGGAACTTGTAGTCGAGTTGCATTCAGTTACGACACTGGGTGTCAGATCAGGCGGGCAAAGCGAGGAAACGACTCAACTCCACAGTCGCAAAATGAAACATCGTGATGGACGCCGCCTGACTTCTGAACAAAGGTCGATGTGTGAGGATATAGTCAAAATGTTGACCTATGACGATGGATTGAGGGCTAGGTGGGGGAATCATTGGGTAGATTTAGCCGTATAA
- a CDS encoding neutral amino acid transporter, putative, whose translation MGNDIEMCGKDSISTAVVEPTTFPVLGTKLDDDIPKFSDPERDAVFGEHKEGQVNYKSVGMLKSVVLMIKLTIALGVLAMPQALLDVGAVPGVIIIIAVALLTTWSGLVVGQFKRNHPEVYSMDGVGYVLAGKWGREFFSFIYPLFMVFVCGSGYVTLSIAFNAITNHATCTVVWTVIGMVVTLALASLQTLSKVSVLGWIGFFSIMSAILIITVAVGVEERPEAAPSTGPWDKDIHAFRSDGTFLKGMGAVSTVVFAYCGTPAFFNVIGEMRDPTQFNLALYSAQSICSAVYLTIGIVVYYYCGQYLSNPALGSAGILIKKIAYGVALPGLFVGCILFTHVGAKMVFVRVLRGSDHLTAPSFIHWAVWLGTVGTCVLIAFVLAESIPFFGDFVSLIGATLGTFLCFITEGWMWLHDNWGHRKIDKSLRFKSLVALNVFLIVMGIFIIITGTWASVVSIRDSYKNGMITSPFSCADNSS comes from the exons ATGGGTAATGACATTGAAATGTGCGGCAAAGACTCGATCTCTACGGCAGTTGTAGAGCCCACGACGTTTCCGGTTTTGGGCACGAAGTTAGATGATGATATACCCAAATTCAGCGATCCCGAAAGAGACGCTGTCTTTGGTGAGCACAAAGAGGGACAGGTTAATTATAAATCCGTTGGAAT GCTGAAGTCAGTTGTGTTGATGATTAAACTAACGATTGCTTTGGGCGTATTGGCCATGCCTCAAGCCCTTTTGGATG TTGGGGCTGTACCAGGAGTGATCA TTATCATTGCTGTGGCGTTGTTGACCACTTGGAGTGgccttgttgttggtcAGTTTAAGCGAAACCACCCTGAAGTATATTCGATGGATGGTGTGGGCTATGTTCTTGCAG GGAAATGGGGTCGAGaattcttctctttcatctaTCCACTTTTTATGGTTTTCGTATGTGGTTCCGGTTATGTCACGCTCTCTATTGCCTTTAATGCTATCACCAATCATGCCACATGTACCGTCGTCTGGACAGTGATC GGCATGGTCGTCACATTAGCATTGGCTTCTCTTCAAACCCTGAGCAAGGTGTCTGTTTTAGGGTGGATAGGTTTTTTCTCCATTATGTCCGCCATCCTTATTATCACCGTTGCCGTAGGAGTGGAAGAACGCCCAGAAGCTGCACCTTCGACTGGTCCCTGGGATAAGGACATTCACGCCTTCAGGTCTGATGGGACGTTTTTGAAGGGAATGGGGGCGGTATCTACAGTCGTGTTCGCTTACTGTGGCACACCCGCTTTTTTCAATGTAATCGGGGAGATGCGTGACCCAACACAATTTAACTTGGCTCTTTACTCTGCGCAGTCCATCTGCTCCGCCGTTTATTTGACCATTGGTATCGTCGTTTATTACTATTGCGGCCAATATCTTTCCAACCCTGCGCTTGGATCTGCCGGTATCCTAATCAAGAAAATTGCATACGGCGTTGCCCTCCCTGGTCTATTTGTCGGCTGTATCCTTTTTACACATGTGGGAGCTAAAATGGTCTTTGTGAGGGTGCTTCG AGGCTCTGATCACCTGACTGCACCTTCATTCATCCACTGGGCTGTCTGGCTCGGGACGGTCGGTACTTGTGTCCTTATTGCGTTTGTTCTGGCGGAAT CAATTCCATTTTTTGGAGATTTTGTCAGTCTCATCGGTGCAACTCTGGGCACTTTCCTCTGCTTTATTACAGAAGGCTGGATGTGGTTGCATGATAACTGGGGTCACCGCAAAATAGATAAATCCTTGCGCTTTAAATCTCTCGTCGCCCTGAACGTgttcctcatcgtcatggGCATCTTCATTATTATCACGGGTACTTGGGCTTCTGTGGTCAGCATAAGAGACTCTTACAAGAACGGCATGATCACTAGCCCATTCTCTTGCGCCGATAACAGCAGTTGA
- a CDS encoding expressed protein, translating into MSNSPQNHLAQHIPRKMSSPLSSPSSSVGRGMPIAPSAHEGPSGSPATSSTLPLTDDESELTEEEEPEITLVKDNDPDDEAEEDNDTDDLADNRMNRSESQATTTSLTPPPSDPVAASPVNTSQIISSDIPASNTHILNGSMIPENYSHKRDVGQIISFSHTNKGSNGDGDMTMRPAEDDGEDSDQGTVNGMMNGAGEDILQRPIKRLGEPTDIADTGKVAVPAFADAEAHMEEYGWIEPPAPEAIPPILLKQNSHAPPLPPSALRQLLLVEVKLAELRNCLYLERMEEAAAEEEMILEGTYPALKCLYKTLDERRERLHEGASRRFEAQLAEFRRMRDAERHLIWSTWTEERDKLHWDEFQTTWSKRRKLAREKGLIETTRLTKPVPSLDHPHSIHRFDWYQDAVPAPLGADIAQMEALAMSRRPPPMLPLARRASTAALPSSYTATGTVQHSSTVSDGPNIYTAFGRTSRPTNSSLEFTAGTAAM; encoded by the exons ATGAGCAATTCCCCCCAGAACCATCTGGCCCAACACATTCCCCGTAAAATGTCTTCCCCACTCTCCTCACCCAGTTCCTCTGTGGGCCGTGGGATGCCCATTGCGCCATCCGCTCACGAGGGGCCGTCTGGAAGCCCAGCCACCAgctccactcttcctctcacaGATGACGAAAGTGAGCTtaccgaagaagaggaaccCGAAATTACTCTCGTAAAGGACAACGATCCTGATGacgaagcagaagaagataatgATACCGATGATCTAGCAGATAACAG AATGAATCGCTCGGAATCTCAAGCAACCACAACATCCTTGACACCACCTCCATCCGATCCTGTAGCTGCTTCTCCGGTCAATACTTCACAAATAATCAGCTCAGACATTCCAGCATCAAACACCCATATACTCAACGGCAGTATGATTCCCGAGAACTATTCGCACAAGCGCGACGTCGGCCAAATTATATCATTCAGTCATACAAACAAAGGGAGCAATGGTGATGGAGACATGACGATGCGACCtgcagaagatgatggcgaagaCAGCGACCAGGGAACCGTCAATGGTATGATGAATGGCGCAGGAGAGGATATCTTGCAAAGACCCATTAAACGCCTTGGAGAGCCGACAGACATTGCCGATACAGGGAAGGTGGCAGTACCAGCATTCGCAGACGCTGAAGCCCATATGGAGGAGTATGGCTGGATCG AACCACCAGCACCCGAAGCAATCCCACCTATTTTGCTCAAACAAAATTCTCACgctccccctcttcctccatcagCTCTGCGTCAGCTTCTGCTCGTAGAGGTCAAGCTTGCTGAATTGAGGAATTGCCTTTATCtagagaggatggaagaggctgcagcggaggaagagatgatattggaag GAACGTATCCCGCCTTGAAATGCTTATACAAAACCCTGGACGAGCGGCGTGAGCGCTTGCACGAAGGCGCCTCTAGAAGGTTCGAAGCTCAATTGGCCGAGTTTAGGCGGATGAGAGACGCTGAGAGGCACCTCATATGGTCGACTTGGACA GAAGAGCGAGATAAACTCCACTGGGACGAATTTCAGACAACATGGAGCAAGCGTAGGAAATTGGCCCGCGAGAAAGGCTTAATTGAGACAACCAGGCTCA CAAAACCTGTCCCGAGTCTTGATCACCCTCACAGTATCCATCGGTTTGACTGGTATCAAGATGCTGTTCCAGCGCCTTTGGGGGCGGACATAGCACAAATGGAGGCTTTGGCCATG AGCCGAAGGCCGCCCCCAATGTTGCCTTTAGCCCGACGTGCTTCAACTGCTGCTTTGCCATCATCTTATACCGCAACAGGAACAGTACAACATTCTAGTACTGTATCTGACGGTCCGAACATATACACTGCATTTGGGCGCACGTCCAGACCGACTAACTCTAGTTTAGAATTCACAGCTGGTACTGCTGCTATGTAA
- a CDS encoding expressed protein, which produces MSVVRFMATRVPRVPFSRASRPLSTSALSQKSLTDSVKETAENLNKKVGQTLASGIDSTEKATQSAKNTIDTKTPSEGEAKSAADNLGSKAAETAESARQGANRTLGKAAGAARDAKDEVKKNI; this is translated from the exons ATGTCCGTCGTCCGATTTATGGCCACGCGCGTTCCACGCGTTCCATTTTCAAGAGCTAGCCGACCGCTCAGCACCTCTGCTCTTAGTCAGAAGTCCCTTACTGATAGTGTGAAGGAGACCGCAGAGAAC CTCAACAAGAAGGTTGGCCAGACACTCGCGAGCGGTATTGACTCCACCGAAAAGGCCACCCAGAGTGCAAAGAACACCATCG ACACAAAGACTCCGTCTGAAGGCGAAGCCAAATCCGCTGCTGACAACCTTGGGTCCAAGGCAGCTGAGACGGCTGAGTCTGCCCGTCAGGGCGCTAACCGCACACTCGGGAAGGCTGCAGGCGCCGCGAGGGATGCCAAAGAcgaagtgaagaagaacatTTAA
- a CDS encoding expressed protein, whose amino-acid sequence MAVLQQALAPFTLKGFYLLTWGTALGSNVYKTLSSYRIFKALPRQTFGTLQSYLTPLYFSFSSITTSALLLTHLYFHPSLISSPRVEPHWLTSEEGRQGLLIVAGLVPQVLNWLVVGPLANSVVFERHRLERVEGKEYDEANPSDAMNKVNKKFTTLHTISSVLDTAALLALAGLGLVVSM is encoded by the exons ATGGCAGTCCTTCAACAGGCTCTTGCGCCCTTTACCCTCAAGGGATTCTATCTTCTCACTTGGGGGACGGCATTGGGCTCCAATGTCTACAAAACTCTT TCCAGTTATCGAATTTTTAAGGCTCTCCCGCGACAGACATTTGGTACTCTTCAATCTTATCTAACGCCACTCTATTTTTCGTTTTCCTCGATTACTACAtctgcccttcttctcacccaTCTCTatttccatccatctttgATCTCTTCGCCTCGGGTTGAGCCACACTGGCTAACTTCTGAGGAGGGTCGACAGGGCCTGTTGATCGTGGCCGGCCTTGTGCCTCAAGTATTGAACTGGCTTGTCGTTGGGCCTTTGGCGAACAGTGTTGTATTTGAAAGACACAGATTGGAGAGGGtagagggaaaggaataTGACGAAGCCAAC CCTTCGGATGCCATGAACAAAGTGAACAAAAAGTTCACTACCTTGCACACCATTAGCTCTGTCCTTGACACAGCTGCCCTCCTCGCACTTGCAGGTTTGGGTCTTGTTGTTAGCATGTAA
- a CDS encoding expressed protein → MIDKLKSTLAFSSIGNKLSKIFKSNLDRNVLKRSNECGLNMENPFADKHDYAEPSLQRSHIILHSAAMFFTFIAVCTMGAVAGFQAKWFSVSGGTGFVLFLLLLSFSLTVILMVVPIVYDRWDKLKRPAQFLAQTRSTLILHAFGTFLMLLAAFIVTISAWTEKGCKNSSNDPHSDLGDSYKSGLQNWCKTKKASAIFDWFSSIAWSILLVLTIITFRRQQKTNHRDLIVLPPASEGISYSNIQAADEEQLGDKSESARDYASDAYRRTDKTYDHPVSARTAYSSQPSVDHHPMLSRPSIDVYGAFDGDGMPRVDEPSRTMQLAYTDPYAQIRQSLMNASSNSTQSTHIPGIPSGLPAYAGYRQH, encoded by the exons ATGATAGACAAACTCAAGTCCACACtcgctttttcttcaaTCGGCAACAAGCTCTCAAAAATCTTCAAATCCAACTTAGACCGCAATGTCCTCAAGCGATCGAATGAATGTGGACTCAATATGGAAAACCCATTCGCTGATAAGCATGACTACGCAGAA CCATCGCTTCAGAGATCACACATCATCTTACACTCAGCTGCT ATgttcttcaccttcattGCCGTTTGTACCATGGGAGCAGTGGCCGGCTTCCAGGCCAAATGGTTCTCTGTGT CGGGAGGAACCGGTTTTGTCCTGTTTCTGCTTCTACTCTCATTTTCCTTGACCGTTATTTTGATGGTCGTACCCATTGTCTATGATCG ATGGGACAAATTGAAGCGTCCTGCCCAATTCCTAGCTCAAACGCGGTCGACACTAATACTCCATGCTTTTGGGACTTTTCTCATGCTTTTAGCAGCATTTATTGTCACTATTAGTG CCTGGACTGAAAAAGGTTGCAAAAATTCCAGTAATGACCCTCACTCTGACCTTGGCGACAGTTACAAGAGTGGCTTGCAGAATTGGTGCAAGACCAAAAAGGCGTCTGCAATCTTCGATTGGTTCTCATCCA TTGCTTGGTCAATCCTGCTTGTCCTCACCATTATTACTTTCCGACGACAGCAGAAAACCAATCATAGGGATCTAATAGTGTTACCCCCGGCATCTGAAGGCATATCATACTCTAACATTCAGGCCGCCGATGAAGAGCAGCTTGGCGACAAGTCCGAGTCTGCTCGAGATTATGCCTCCGACGCCTACCGGAGAACCGACAAGACATATGATCATCCTGTATCTGCCAGAACAGCTTATTCTTCCCAGCCTTCTGttgatcatcatcccatGCTGAGTAGACCCAGTATTGATGTATACGGGGCATTTGACGGAGATGGCATGCCCAGAGTCGATGAACCTAGTCGAACCATGCAGTTGGCATATACTGATCCTT ATGCTCAAATCCGTCAGTCCCTTATGAATGCGTCGTCGAACTCCACGCAATCAACGCACATCCCAGGAATTCCTTCCGGTCTTCCGGCTTACGCCGGATATCGACAACACTAA